A single Strix aluco isolate bStrAlu1 chromosome 20, bStrAlu1.hap1, whole genome shotgun sequence DNA region contains:
- the B3GALT9 gene encoding beta-1,3-galactosyltransferase 9 → MSSLPQLTLCRLRTHQWCFILFNVLLFHVLLFGADLLEEYFLRSLPLSYTDAKTLEIRERARKLDTDPLKANLSHTVSSAATCPDQEIFLLVLVCSSPENRTRRNVIRQTWGNVTDTGGYAVLTLFALGKPASVSTQLEIDEESQKHRDIIEGSFIDSPETQTQKMLMSVEWTVTFCPRARYILKTNEDMFVGIPSLAGYLLSLTQLEDIYSGRVVHQGVPDRDPESPGFVPIHQYSEEFYPDYCDGSAFVMSQDVAHKVYVAAKEVPISVPPDVFVGICAKKAGISPIHSSRFSGEKHISYNRCCYKFIFTSSNMEEDELFKDWKETSDGKDCSLLETYYSLVSCKVLTYIDKFKQFNLDRIKNEILHFVD, encoded by the coding sequence ATgtcttctcttccccagctgaCACTCTGCAGGCTCCGGACTCACCAGTGGTGCTTCATTCTCTTTAATGTCTTGCTTTTCCACGTGCTGCTTTTTGGAGCAGATTTACTGGAGGAATATTTCCTGCGGTCATTACCTCTTTCTTACACCGATGCAAAGACGCTCGAAATCAGGGAGAGGGCCAGGAAGCTAGATACAGATCCTCTAAAGGCCAATCTCTCTCACACTGTCAGCAGTGCAGCAACATGCCCTGATCAAGAGATATTTTTGCTCGTTCTTGTCTGCAGTAGCCCAGAAAACAGAACAAGGCGCAACGTGATCAGGCAGACATGGGGCAACGTGACAGACACCGGAGGTTATGCTGTCCTTACTCTGTTTGCTTTAGGAAAGCCAGCTTCGGTAAGCACCCAGCTGGAGATTGATGAAGAGTCTCAAAAGCACAGAGACATTATTGAAGGCAGCTTCATTGATTCTCCCGAGACACAGACACAGAAGATGTTGATGAGTGTGGAGTGGACAGTGACTTTCTGTCCCCGTGCAAGGTATATTCTTAAAACAAACGAAGACATGTTTGTCGGTATTCCAAGCCTGGCTGGATACTTGCTTAGCTTAACACAGCTAGAGGACATTTACAGCGGGAGGGTTGTTCATCAGGGAGTGCCTGACAGAGACCCCGAAAGCCCTGGCTTTGTTCCCATCCATCAATACTCAGAAGAGTTTTACCCAGATTACTGCGACGGGAGCGCTTTCGTCATGTCCCAGGACGTCGCTCACAAGGTGTATGTGGCCGCCAAGGAGGTGCCGATTTCAGTGCCCCCCGATGTCTTTGTTGGAATCTGTGCTAAAAAAGCTGGCATCAGTCCCATTCACAGCTCTCGGTTTTCTGGGGAGAAGCACATCAGCTACAATCGATGCTGCTATAAATTCATTTTCACCTCTTCCAACATGGAGGAGGATGAGTTATTTAAAGACTGGAAGGAGACAAGTGATGGTAAAGATTGCTCATTACTGGAAACTTA